The following coding sequences lie in one Biomphalaria glabrata chromosome 18, xgBioGlab47.1, whole genome shotgun sequence genomic window:
- the LOC106077985 gene encoding dnaJ homolog subfamily A member 1-like, which produces MVKETGYYDILEVKPTATDAELKKAYRKLALKYHPDKNPDAGDKFKQISMAYEVLSDPKKREIYDKGGEEAIKGGASGAGFDFHSPMDIFDLFFGGGGRRGPQRGPRKGKDVIHQMKVSLEDLYQGATRKLALQKNVICSKCEGIGGKEGSVQKCTNCRGTGMQVRIQQLGPGMVQQIQSVCAECRGEGEVIDPKHRCKNCNGKKITKERKILEVHIDKGMRDNQQIRFSGEGDQEPNLEPGDIVIVLDEQEHERFRRRGNDLIMTMQLELVEALCGFQKTVQTLDGRTLVITNLPGEVVKHQDVKCVMGEGMPIYRDPFVKGRLIIQFTVNFPPSGSLDPAAISALEAVLPPRQEVIVPDGAEECTLEDFDPSQEQRHRSQGMEAYDSDDEHSGGQRVQCASH; this is translated from the exons ATGGTTAAAGAAACAGGATATTATGATATATTAGAGGTGAAACCCACTGCCACAGATGCAGAGTTGAAGAAAGCCTACAGAAAGTTGGCTCTGAAATATCACCCTGACAAAAACCCAGATGCTGGAGATAAG TTCAAACAAATCAGCATGGCCTATGAAGTCTTATCAGATCccaaaaaaagggaaatttatGATAAAGGTGGAGAAGAAGCCATTAAAGGTGGAGCTTCAGGTGCTGGATTTGACTTCCATTCTCCAATGGATATCTTTGATCTATTCTTTGGTGGTGGTGGTCGTAGGGGCCCTCAGAGAGGACCCAGAAAAGGAAAGGATGTAATTCATCAAATGAAG GTTTCATTAGAAGATTTGTACCAAGGTGCAACCAGGAAGCTGGCATTACAGAAAAATGTAATTTGCAGTAAATGTGaag GGATTGGAGGTAAAGAAGGATCTGTTCAGAAATGTACCAATTGCAGAGGGACAGGCATGCAAGTTCGAATTCAACAGTTAGGCCCTGGCATGGTCCAGCAGATTCAGTCTGTATGTGCTGAATGCAGGGGAGAAGGGGAAGTCATTGACCCAAAACACAGATGTAAAAATTGCAATGGAAAGAAAATAACcaaagagagaaaaatattggaagtacacattgataaag gcaTGCGTGACAATCAGCAGATACGATTTTCTGGTGAAGGTGATCAAGAACCTAACCTTGAACCTGGGGACATAGTAATTGTCCTGGATGAGCAAGAGCATGAAAGATTTCGCCGCCGTGGGAACGACCTCATAATGACCATGCAACTAGAGTTGGTTGAAGCTCTATGTGGGTTTCAGAAAACAGTTCAGACTCTAGATGGCCGTACATTAGTAATTACCAATCTTCCTG GGGAGGTTGTGAAACACCAAGATGTCAAATGTGTGATGGGAGAAGGCATGCCTATTTACAGAGATCCATTTGTGAAAGGTCGACTCATCATTCAATTCACAGTCAATTTCCCTCCTAGTGGTTCCCTCGATCCAGCAGCCATTAGTGCTCTGGAAGCAGTGCTCCCACCAAGACAG GAGGTTATAGTTCCTGATGGTGCAGAAGAATGTACGCTGGAAGACTTTGATCCAAGCCAGGAACAAAGGCACAGGAGTCAGGGAATGGAAGCATATGACTCAGATGATGAACATTCTGGGGGTCAGAGAGTGCAGTGTGCAAGTCATTAA